The Globicephala melas chromosome 20, mGloMel1.2, whole genome shotgun sequence genome contains a region encoding:
- the SLC25A11 gene encoding mitochondrial 2-oxoglutarate/malate carrier protein isoform X1 yields the protein MAATASPGASGVNGKPRTSPKSVKFLFGGLAGMGATVFVQPLDLVKNRMQLSGEGAKTREYKTSFHALTSILRAEGLRGIYTGLSAGLLRQATYTTTRLGIYTVLFERLTGADGTPPGFLLKALIGMTAGATGAFVGTPAEVALIRMTADGRLPADQRRGYKNVFNALIRIAREEGVPTLWRGCIPTMARAVVVNAAQLASYSQSKQFLLDSGYFSDNILCHFCASMISGLVTTAASMPVDIVKTRIQNMRMIDGKPEYKNGLDVLVKVVRYEGFFSLWKGFTPYYARLGPHTVLTFIFLEQMNKAYKRLFLSG from the exons GATGGGAGCTACAGTTTTTGTGCAGCCCCTGGACCTAGTGAAGAACCGGATGCAGCTGAGTGGGGAAGGAGCCAAGACACGAGAGTACAAAACCAGCTTCCATGCTCTCACCAGCATTCTGAGGGCAGAAGGGCTGAGGGGCATTTACACCGG GCTGTCAGCTGGCCTGCTGCGCCAGGCCACCTATACCACTACTCGCCTTGGTATCTATACTGTGCTATTTGAGCGCCTGACTGGGGCTGATGGTACACCCCCTGGCTTTCTGCTGAAGGCCCTGATTGGCATGACTGCAGGTGCAACTGGTGCCTTTGTGGGAACACCAGCTGAGGTGGCTCTTATCCGCATGACCGCTGACGGCCG GCTTCCAGCTGACCAGCGCCGTGGCTACAAAAACGTGTTTAATGCCCTGATTCGAATTGCCCGGGAAGAGGGCGTCCCTACACTATGGAGG ggctgcaTCCCTACCATGGCTCGGGCCGTCGTCGTCAATGCTGCCCAGCTCGCCTCCTACTCCCAGTCCAAGCAGTTTTTACTGGACTCAG GCTACTTCTCTGACAACATCCTGTGCCACTTCTGTGCCAGCATGATCAGTGGCCTGGTCACCACTGCTGCCTCTATGCCTGTGGACATTGTCAAGACCCG GATCCAGAACATGCGAATGATTGACGGGAAGCCGGAATACAAGAACGGGCTG GATGTGCTGGTGAAGGTCGTCCGCTACGAGGGCTTCTTCAGTCTGTGGAAGGGCTTTACACCATACTATGCCCGCCTGGGTCCCCACACTGTCCTCACTTTCATCTTCTTGGAGCAGATGAACAAGGCCTACAAGCGTCTCTTCCTCAGTGGCTGA
- the GP1BA gene encoding platelet glycoprotein Ib alpha chain, giving the protein MPLFLLLLLLPSPSHSHPICGISKVASEVEMNCENKGLKAPPPDLQAETNILRLGGNPLGTFSTVSMVSLTHLTQLHLEKSQLTSLQTDATLPRLETLIISHNTLRSLPLLGRALPALYTLDVSFNELASLSPDALDGLSHLHELYLRGNKLKTLPPGLLQPTPKLKKLNLAENGLSELPPGFLDGLEELDTLYLQRNLLRTIPKGFFGDLLLPFAFFHDNTWFCDCGILYFSHWLQDNANNVYIWKEGVDAKAMTPNVTSVGCVNLPNTFVYTYSGEGCHTPGDRDSIDYDVYEEDDKVPTTRAAGSFSTHTSAHTTHWGLLYSLPTAPLGPQVSSLPPTKEQTTFRISTGPITFSKTLKPTPEPTSPSTPEPTSPSTPEPRAPSTPEPRAPSTPEPRAPSTPEPTAPSTPEPTAPSTPEPTALSTPEPTSKTSEPTVSLTSTEPTSLPTILESTTATISEFVNLLKAQGVAQWNVESSRNDPFLNSDFCCLFLGFYILGLLWLLFASVVLILLLFWVQHVKPQALATVTHTSHLELQRGRQVTVARAWLLFLQGSLPTFRSSLFLWVRPNGRVGPLLAGRRPSALSMGRGQDLLGTVAVRYSGHSL; this is encoded by the coding sequence ATGCCTCTCTTCCTCTTGCTGCTCCTGCTGCCAAGCCCTTCGCACTCCCACCCCATCTGTGGCATCAGCAAAGTGGCCAGCGAGGTGGAAATGAACTGTGAAAATAAGGGGCTGAAGGCGCCGCCTCCAGATCTGCAAGCAGAAACCAACATCCTCCGCCTGGGTGGGAACCCCCTGGGCACCTTCTCCACGGTGTCCATGGTGAGTCTGACTCACCTCACTCAGCTGCACCTGGAGAAGAGCCAGCTGACCAGCCTGCAGACTGACGCGACACTGCCCCGGCTGGAGACCCTGATTATATCCCACAATACACTGAGAAGCCTGCCCTTGTTGGGACGGGCGCTGCCAGCACTCTATACCCTGGACGTCTCCTTCAACGAGCTGGCCTCATTGTCTCCTGATGCCCTGGATGGCCTGAGCCACCTCCATGAGCTCTACTTGCGTGGCAACAAGCTGAAGACTCTGCCCCCCGGGCTCCTGCAGCCCACGCCCAAGCTGAAGAAGCTCAACCTGGCTGAAAACGGGTTGAGTGAGCTGCCCCCTGGGTTCCTGGATGGGTTGGAGGAACTTGACACCCTCTACCTCCAGCGGAACTTGCTGCGCACGATACCAAAGGGCTTCTTTGGGGACCTCCTCCtgccttttgcttttttccaCGACAACACCTGGTTCTGTGACTGCGGGATCCTCTATTTCAGCCACTGGCTGCAGGACAATGCCAACAACGTGTACATATGGAAGGAGGGTGTGGACGCCAAGGCCATGACCCCCAACGTGACGAGCGTGGGGTGTGTCAATTTGCCCAACACGTTTGTCTACACCTACTCAGGGGAGGGCTGCCACACCCCTGGCGACAGGGACAGCATAGACTACGATGTCTACGAAGAGGATGACAAGGTGCCTACCACAAGGGCTGCGGGCAGCTTCTCTACCCACACCAGTGCCCACACCACCCACTGGGGCCTGCTTTACTCACTGCCGACTGCTCCGCTAGGCCCCCAAGTGTCCTCCTTGCCTCCAACTAAGGAACAGACCACGTTCCGAATTTCTACAGGACCCATCACATTCTCCAAAACTCTAAAACCCACCCCAGAGCCCACAAGCCCGAGCACCCCAGAGCCCACAAGCCCGAGCACCCCAGAGCCCAGAGCCCCGAGCACCCCAGAGCCCAGAGCCCCGAGCACCCCAGAGCCCAGAGCCCCGAGCACCCCAGAGCCCACAGCCCCGAGCACCCCAGAGCCCACAGCCCCGAGCACCCCAGAGCCCACAGCCCTGAGCACCCCAGAGCCCACAAGCAAGACCTCAGAACCCACCGTATCCTTAACCTCCACTGAACCCACTTCACTTCCCACTATCTTAGAATCCACCACAGCCACCATCTCTGAATTTGTCAACCTCCTGAAGGCCCAGGGGGTGGCTCAGTGGAATGTGGAGAGTTCCAGAAACGACCCTTTTCTCAACTCTGACTTTTGCTGCCTCTTCCTGGGCTTCTATATCTTGGGTCTCCTCTGGCTCCTGTTTGCCTCTGTGGTCCTCATCCTGCTGCTGTTCTGGGTCCAGCACGTGAAACCACAGGCCCTGGCCACAGTCACACACACCTCGCATCTAGAGCTGCAGAGGGGAAGGCAAGTGACAGTGGCCCGGGCCTGGCTGCTTTTCCTCCAAGGCTCGCTCCCCACTTTCCGCTCTAGCCTCTTCCTGTGGGTGCGGCCTAATGGCCGTGTGGGGCCTCTGCTGGCAGGACGGCGGCCCTCAGCCCTGAGCATGGGTCGTGGTCAGGACCTGCTGGGGACAGTGGCTGTTAGGTACTCTGGCCACAGCCTCTGA